The Pyrenophora tritici-repentis strain M4 chromosome 9, whole genome shotgun sequence sequence CGGACGGGGCAAGGCAGGAACAAGGGAATCGTACGGTATGTCTTGCGTTAGCTTCGCGATCTAAGCCCGGCACTCTGCCAGTAGTTTACTTTGTTGTGCCGGGTTTAGAGGGGGAAGGATTGTAAGCCCTACTGTATGCTGGTGGCCCTGGCCTTGCTCTCCCGCGTTATAGTGCTGCTTCGGCTTCGTCGACTCGGTCGCGCGTGGTGTAGGTTCAGCCTTGCTGACGGTTGCGACCAAAGCTGCTAGAGTGAGGCGTGGGCTGGCTTAGGCCTGATGTGTGATTGATTTTCCGCCCTGACAGCCGCATCCATGCATCCTACATCCATGTAGCCATTGTGTAGTACTACGCCTGATCACGTGCCTGATAACTTCGGCCCGCTACCGAATACCCCCAAGCCGAACACGGCCAACTTTTTTCCTGCCGACGTCAAACGGCTGCCTCTTGCACATAACGAACCGCCCACCCGGCCTCATGTTCAATTGTCGTGCGAGCCTTTGGCCATGCATACAACCGCGACATGTCCCGCCCACCAATGTGTCTAATGTCTTTCTCTTTACCCATGGCCAGCGCCGACTACGTAGCGACACCAAGGAGTACAAGCAAAGACTGCGTGAATTGCCTTTTTCCCCGCCATGGGCAGGAGACTCGTTCAAGACGTCGGCTTTCGCCGCGAACCGGAAGAAGAGGGAACTCGCGGCCATGAGGGAAAAACCTGCACGATATGAGACGCCCAATCTAGCCAAGCTGGGCCCCCGCGACCCTCGCATGTCGAATAGCGACTGGGATAGGAGGAAGAGGGAGTTGCGACATCTACAGGATCCGCTAGATCTGGCCAATTTTGTCAAGCAAGAGCTCGCCAAGGGCAAGGAGGACGAGATGCTGCAGCTGGTGCGCATGGCATGTCACTCGATGATGTGCGTTGTCAGCTGGAACCACATCATCAATCACAAGCTAGCAGACGGCAGAGTCAACGATGCGCTCAAGGTATACAACGAGGTATGGATAGTATGCATCGAGTATGCGGGGCTAAGGCTGACATGGTAGTAGATGAAGAAGCGCGGCCAATTCCCAGATTCCTACACGTACACCATCATCTTAGGAGGTTTAGCAACTAATGCACAAACATCCGGCATCGTCGAAAAAGCCTTGACCATATACCACTCCCTCTTCGCCCCCAACTCGCGCGTTGAACCGTCCATCATCCACACAAATGCTGCACTTAGCGTCTGTGCAAGAGCGGGGAACATGGATGCCTTGTGGGGTATTGCTGGCAAGATACCAGAAAGCGGGCCGGCAGCTGCGAACGCCATCACTTACATGACCATCCTAACGGCTATACGCCAGAGTCTGATCATCGATGCACCCAAGGGGGAAAGCGAAGAAGAGACGGCGGCAAGAAGGGAGCGTGGCATCATGGAAGGACGTCGCATGTGGGAAGACATTGTGGGGAGGTGGCGGCGCGCTGATCTGATCATCGACGAAGACCTGGTGTGCGCCATGGGGAGGCTGTTGTTGGTGGGAAGCCGACCACGAGATTGGGACGATGTCCTCTCGCTAATCGAGCAGACAATGGACATCCCACGCCTCGTTCCGCGGCTGGGCTCCACCGCAAGGGAAGAAGCTGGTCTACCGCGCCTACGAGCCCCGAACGTGCCACAGGAATACCGCTTTGACGACGACCACCTATCCCCAGATAACACCCCCGTGCGCGGTGACGAGTTTCTTGCGCTGACGCCCCGTGGTGTTGGAGCCGTCGTACCGAATCCCCTCATATACGCTCAACCGGGTAACAACACGCTCTCTTTACTCCAAGAAGCCTGTCAAAAGATAGTCGCCACTAAGGCCGCCCTCGGCTATTGGGACATCTTGACGGACCCGGGCACCTACAACGTCAGCCCCGATCACAACAACGTCTCCCAGCGTCTACGCGTCTTGCGCCAGAACCGCGCTTCTGGTGAAGCTGTTCAACTTCTTAAATGCCGTATGTTGGATAAGGGCTTCACGCCTACGGCCGGCATGTTAAGGATTGCAATGAGCACCTGTGTGCGTgacaagaacaatcacaaaTCTCTCAAAAATGCGGGTCACATCCTACAGATTATGCTCAAGGTCATGGAGGACGCTGATTCCAGGGCCGTCGCCATGTACGCCGACCTTGCGACTAGTTTCCCTCTAGCCAAAGGCTCGGATCTCATCGATGCACTTACCCTGCTCCACCCTGTTTGCAAGAACATTCGCTTACAGCTCGGGGTTGGTGGTGGAGAAAAAGAATCGAGCAGGTTTTCAAGTCCGCAGCCTCTGGGGGGCGAGGAAAAGCAACATGCCGTTTTTGCACTGAGGAGGATCCATGGTGTTTATGACAAGTTGATCCACTCAAATCTCATAGCCGAGGAGGCAAAAAGTCCGTTCAAGGCTGCGAGAGCGACGCTCTCGTCATTCATTCAAAGAGTACGTTTCAAAGACAGTCGAATAGAAAAAGGTTGGGATCCACCGCCGAATTTAAGGGGATATTACCCCAGGGTTGCGAAAAAAGAGAATGGGTTAAACCCATATCAACACAGGCATGCGGTTAAAGAGAATAAGGACAGTGGTGGGCCTGCGGAAGAGATGAGAGAGACAAGCAGGAGCCCTGACAACATACCAGCTTGGAAGAAGGAGTGGAATAAACAGGTTGAGAGATCGGAGCGAAGAGTTATGTACTCGCCTCAGGTCACGAATGCCCGGCGAACAACGAGAGATATGTAGGCTATGACATTTATGAGGCGTTCAAAAGGATGGGGGCTTGAGGGCCTTGTACAGTATATTTGTATCATATAAACACAGCACAAATATCGAGACGATGAGTTCTAACTATTGCTAGAATTTTTGATTATGGATCTGCTTCTCTTGGTTAAATGATGAATCCATGGAGGGTAGTAGGTCGGCACGTGACGTCCCAAAACTACTCAAACCTCCGCTTCGCCGCAACGCGACATGACAATCACCACTTCCGCGCCACTCCACCCATATACAACAACGCCTACCAACCCCGCGCATACCTACCCACCATGGGTAACGACGGCGGCTCCATCCCCAAACGTAGCGAACTCGTCAAAGAAGCCGCAAAAGCCCTGACTACCGCGCAAATCAAAGAAGCGCAAAACGAGCAACAAGAATACGCCTGGTCGACTGACCCACTCACGCGGAAACCTCTCGCCCGGCCTGTGGTATCCGATGCCGCAGGGTTTCTATACAATAAAGACTCGATTATCGAGTTCTTGCTCAAGGAGGATGGGGATGCGGAGAAGGCTGAGATGAAGAAGGTTGGCGGCGTAAAGGACTCCGAGCTAGGTACTTTCGGCGACCGTGTCAAGGGATTGAAGGATGTTGTCGAGGTCAAGTTTGAAATTGAAGAGAAGGAGGGCGGTGCTGTAGGCGCCGAGAAGTGGAAATGTCCCATCACCGGGGCGGCATTAGGACCAGGAAGCAAGGGCGTGTACATTGTTCCTTGTGGACATGCCTTTGCGGGGAGTACGGTCAAGGAAATCGCTGGGAATGCATGCTTAACGGTAAGTTCATCGACAGACTACGATAGTGTCAGGGTTATGGCTAATGCGGGTCGCAGTGCAACGAGCCTTTTGCTGAAAACGACGTTATCCCCATCGCACCCACTGCACCGACAGACATTGCGCGCCTCAATCTCCGCATCAAGACGCTCAGGGAAAAGGGCCTCACACATGCGCTCAAGAAGGCACCGGGCAGCAGTAAGAAGAAGCGAAAACACGCCGAGAAAGAAGCAAACGGTGATGCGGTTGCAATCGCAAAACCCTCCTCATCCGACGACGATAAAACCGCAAAGAAGGAAACGAAAGACAAGAAAGAAGCTCCTAGTGCGGGTGGTATTAAAAACAGCGCCACGGCATCGCTGACGCGCAAGGTGCTAGCCGAACAAGAGGAGAGGAATAAGAGGAGAAAGATGGCGCAGAATGATAATGTGAATACCTTGTTCCACAACAACGAGCATAAGCCAGATAAGAAGAATAGTGCGGATTACATGACGAGAGGGTTTAGTATTGGACGGAAGTAAGGAGAGGGTCGGGTTGTTGCATTGGGGGGCGTTGGGTGTATACGTTTTATTCATGATCTATCTATACGTGTGGCGAGATCTCATAAGGGGATGCTGATGCGGAGTAGGAGGATGCGACAGTGATACCCCTACAATCAAAAAGCGCGAGAAAATGAGTATGTAAGGCATGTAAGTTTTTCAGCACGCACACGTGCCTGGAATCCGACTGTGTCATATTCAACTGTTTTTGAAGAATATAACGTGACCAGCACCCTCATCCCAAGGCCCTCCTCGTCTATATAAACCCTCCCTTCCTCTActtcctcctctcctctttccctcACCATCCACACCTGAAAACATCTTTTTCTACAAAACCAACCTATGATGCAAGATGTCTGCCCTCTTTCCTCTTTCTAAAAAGCGCAAAATTATCTGTGATGGTTCTCTCCTGTTCTTTTCCTTCTCCATAGATGCCTAAAACTGCTGTTCCAAAATTCATTTTACTGAAAAAGATTTGATGCTCGCGATATGTCTGTCCACCGAAAAATTTACAGCAAACACGGTATGTTTGCGTCCTGGGGGGAGTCGGAAAACATCTGGAATTAACCACTCAAGACGTATCTCTTCTCCCGCTACTGGGAAGTCTGAGGATCAAAACCCACTGGATTTACATCTATGTGTCCCGCTGTTTCCGAAAGATGAAGAGCGCTGCACCTGATGCGAGGGGCGTATAAAAGCTAGTCCCCTATCCactttcttctttctttcttctttCCGTCTTTCTCCTGCTATTTATTAAAACAAATCAAGGCTCAACGTATACATGTGCCTGGACTGGTGTTCTCCTGGTATTTATCAAAATTTCTAGTGCTTCAGGTTTATGGGTGCGCCTGGTGTTCTGATTTCTAAAAACGAGAAGCTACACGTGGTATGGTGTGGTTTAAAATCAACGTCGGACGATTCCATGTGGGATTTGGATTCCAAAAACACAATCGACGAAACGATGTTGGAGAAGATCGCTCCTGTACTAGAAAATACAGTCTGAAGCCCACATGCTCCGTTGAAACGCTTTCGGGTTTATCAAAATTCCGCGCATAAGACGTTGATATGCAGTTTTTGCAAAACTAAGTTACTTTGCATGTGCTGGCCTTCATGTGGCTGCTCACACAGCTAAAACACTCAAAACATATTTCCATGACTTGGGGTTGGCGCTAACCGGGGATGTATATAAAACCTTCACTTCCGCTGCTCTGGTTCCTTTCTTCTTACATCTACCTTCTTTCTATATTCCAAAAACACTAAAACTTAGGGCAGTCCATGGCATGTCTGCTTTTCCAAAAATCCCTCCACCGGTCCATATTGTCCGCCGCCTCGACTACGCGGTACTAAGAAATACCTGTACCTTTTATCAAAGTTTCTGATGGCCTGTTCTTTCTTAAAATATCATCCGCAATCTTCTATGTTCTTTACTGAGTCTACCGCTTCAGCTGAAACACACAAATAGTGAAGAGATGCTTCTGGTGGCCCTCTCGTCCCTGAAACAGTAACATAAATTGTGCATATTTCGAGAATTTTCAAAATACAGGCTTGCCTATTCTATATTTCTAAAAGTTTGTTCGTTGGGCTCTAAATGTTGTGCTGTTTGGGCACTAGGGCTATGCATTAAAATCCGTGGCTTCTCTTACTTACCTGGACTATTTAGCCTTACAGTTCTTACCTCTTTGTACTAAAGTGATACCCCAAAAGAGGAATGTTGGTTCGTTTCTAAAGTCAGAAAGCGACATACGGATGTTCCTTGCGGGATTGAAATTCTTGAATTATCAAAAGCTGTCCAGGCCTGTCTAATGTCCCTGTTCCTCCGAAAGCGTTCCTAAAATTCGTACTGTTGTTACTTGAATGCGGCCGTAGCATTAAAACTGCAACAAATCAGTCGATGTCCACGGAGACATGGAAAACCTGTAACATATTTTTGGGGCCGCTGTGTCCTTTATATACCCTCTCAAAGGCGAAACAAACCTTCTCAAAGAGGAATGAGAAGTGGGGAACTCAGTAGCTATAAAATTCAGATTCTCTGCGCTCTCTTTCCTTCCTCTTCTATCACAAAAAATGGATATCCAGCGTATGCTTCGGGGTTGAAGTACGCCTATGATGGTTCCAAAAATCTAGTAAAACAAGGTCAATTATCGTGTGTGATTGAAACACATGATAAAAAATCTCAAAAATTACACTCCAGCTTTCGATGAGCTTTACTGGTGGCGTTCAAAAAAATGTAGGGAGACGGAGTCTTAACTGGCGATAAACCTGGTCAAAGCGCAGAATGGGTGGTATAAAGTCTATACCTCGCTGgtctttctctttcttctttACTGCATTCCTTTTAAACTAAAATTTCGCTCAGAGGCTTCATGTCGCCTTCTCCTTTCTTGAAATTTTCAGCAGTTTGACCTTATGGACCACTGCTGTGTGGAAAAGAAGCATTGTAAAATCTCTCGCCGACTCAGCCACATATTGGGATCATGCTCTCTGTAATATCGATTTTCTTATTATTAAATTGACGGTACCATGGCTTTGTTGAAAAAATATGTGCAAATTGAGTCGATGTGCAGTAAAACACAAGAAGACTACCCCATGACAAACAGCGCTCGCGCATCAGACGCATGTTCGTTCTTCCCTGCGCCTCTGCACCTAAAACTCACTCTAGATAGGCGAAATGGTTGCTTCGGAGTATAAATTCCGCTGACCTCCGCGTCAGTCTTCATTCCCTCTTCCGCTTACTTTCTTCCACTTTCATTGCTTCTAAAAAGAAAATGAGTACTTTATGTTTGCTAGTCTCAAAAAATGGATCAAATACACTCATGCTGGCGGCTTGATCTAATTTCCCCGACTTCTACTGCGTAGGCTCTTGTCCATGCTACTTTCTAAACTATCATGATAGACGAAAAAGGTACTTCATTCCAAATTACACCCCACCGCACTCATTGCTTCTGTGGCATTCCCAAATGCTTAAACTAAAATAAGCATGAAGGAATGCCATGTGTCTTTCCAGATTTACTCCAGGAGGTGCCATGCTGGTTTGGCACCTGACTTCTCACTATAAAAATTTCTGTCTGTCTTGCTTCCTTACTCCTTCATTACCAGAAACTTATTGTTATATTCCATAAAATTGAGGCAGTTGGAGGGATGACTGCCTCATTCTAAAATAGGCTGCTGAAGTTCTGGATGTCTCAAACATACCAAAACTTTCCTTCGCCTGTATACAATCAAGATGCTCGCATTGATGCGGAGTGCGTGAGTGTCTCTTCTTCGATACACTCTTTTACATACATTTTTCTCTTTAACTCGCTTTCAAAACTTCCACATTCTTGGGCCTTCCAAGCCAAGCTGCCCCCTTAAGTGTCCCTTTCTCACACTAAAAGAATATACAAGCACTTGTTATGTCCTGGCCCAAAAAATTCTGTCTATATCAAAAATGGATTCCAGAAAACTTGATGTGCTCTGCGTTGTGGCCTTGCCCATAACGCGATGAAATCAACGAAAACACAGGTTAAATTTGTTCTTAAACACCAGTTCGCCGCTATAATGGTGTTCTGCTGGCTTTAAATACACTAGCTTCTTTTTTCCAACCCGGCAGGTCTATAAAGCTGCCGTAGGCACCGACTTCTTCCCTAATCCCTTACCCTGTCCTATATTATCCTAAAAAGATAGAAGAACAGTAAAATGTTTCTGAGTTCCTGGCTCTTTCCACTAAAACGATTCTCACTATGAATCATATTGCTTGTTGACTTCCCCCAAACTGTAGATGCTGGCGGAGATAGTATCCCGCTGTTCACCAAAAGTCGTGGGTCGTGTTTGTACCTTACGGCCTCGAGCTGGCTTTCTAGAAACTACCTACCTTCTATAACTGCCTCCCACGCTTCGGATTATATAAAAATCTCGTGCGTCACGCATACTTGCAGTCCTTCTATCATGCACTTTCTATCCTGTTTTACAAAAATATTACCGCCGGCTTTATATGACGAAGACCGTCTCTTCTGCCCCTTTCTAACTAAAAATTGCATGGAACTCGTACAATGTTCTTCATTCGCCAAAAACTTTGATACA is a genomic window containing:
- a CDS encoding Rtf2 domain containing protein codes for the protein MGNDGGSIPKRSELVKEAAKALTTAQIKEAQNEQQEYAWSTDPLTRKPLARPVVSDAAGFLYNKDSIIEFLLKEDGDAEKAEMKKVGGVKDSELGTFGDRVKGLKDVVEVKFEIEEKEGGAVGAEKWKCPITGAALGPGSKGVYIVPCGHAFAGSTVKEIAGNACLTCNEPFAENDVIPIAPTAPTDIARLNLRIKTLREKGLTHALKKAPGSSKKKRKHAEKEANAEQEERNKRRKMAQNDNVNTLFHNNEHKPDKKNSADYMTRGFSIGRK
- a CDS encoding pentatricopeptide repeat protein — its product is MREKPARYETPNLAKLGPRDPRMSNSDWDRRKRELRHLQDPLDLANFVKQELAKGKEDEMLQLVRMACHSMMCVVSWNHIINHKLADGRVNDALKVYNEMKKRGQFPDSYTYTIILGGLATNAQTSGIVEKALTIYHSLFAPNSRVEPSIIHTNAALSVCARAGNMDALWGIAGKIPESGPAAANAITYMTILTAIRQSLIIDAPKGESEEETAARRERGIMEGRRMWEDIVGRWRRADLIIDEDLVCAMGRLLLVGSRPRDWDDVLSLIEQTMDIPRLVPRLGSTAREEAGLPRLRAPNVPQEYRFDDDHLSPDNTPVRGDEFLALTPRGVGAVVPNPLIYAQPGNNTLSLLQEACQKIVATKAALGYWDILTDPGTYNVSPDHNNVSQRLRVLRQNRASGEAVQLLKCRMLDKGFTPTAGMLRIAMSTCVRDKNNHKSLKNAGHILQIMLKVMEDADSRAVAMYADLATSFPLAKGSDLIDALTLLHPVCKNIRLQLGVGGGEKESSRFSSPQPLGGEEKQHAVFALRRIHGVYDKLIHSNLIAEEAKSPFKAARATLSSFIQRVRFKDSRIEKGWDPPPNLRGYYPRVAKKENGLNPYQHRHAVKENKDSGGPAEEMRETSRSPDNIPAWKKEWNKQVERSERRVMYSPQVTNARRTTRDM